The following proteins are co-located in the Microbulbifer sp. VAAF005 genome:
- a CDS encoding 16S rRNA (uracil(1498)-N(3))-methyltransferase yields MRIPRIFSKQPLASDQEVDLDELASRHLVKVLRLNAGHPLVLFDGNGGEYTAELIETGKRARARTGEYCAEDRQSPLALTLAIGISRGDRFDWVIQKATELGVAAIQPLFTERCEVKLSGDRLQKKLGHWRQIAISACEQCERNRVPEIAEPIKLAQYLQSESAEAEPQAKLVLHHRTELDLRQWQAERGTPESALLLVGPEGGLSQVEIDAALAQDFMPLRLGPRVMRTETAPIAALSVLQFQWGDL; encoded by the coding sequence ATGCGCATCCCGCGTATTTTTTCCAAGCAGCCTCTGGCTTCCGATCAAGAAGTAGACCTGGATGAGCTGGCTTCCCGTCACCTGGTAAAAGTACTTCGCTTGAATGCGGGCCACCCCTTAGTTCTTTTTGATGGCAATGGCGGTGAGTACACGGCGGAGTTGATCGAGACCGGCAAACGGGCGCGCGCGCGCACGGGAGAGTACTGTGCAGAGGATCGCCAATCACCGTTGGCACTGACCCTGGCGATCGGTATTTCCCGTGGCGATCGCTTCGATTGGGTGATACAGAAAGCCACTGAGCTGGGAGTGGCGGCGATACAGCCGCTGTTTACCGAACGTTGTGAAGTGAAGCTGTCCGGGGACCGCTTACAGAAAAAACTGGGTCACTGGCGCCAGATTGCTATCAGTGCCTGTGAGCAGTGTGAGCGCAACCGGGTGCCGGAGATTGCCGAACCGATAAAGCTGGCGCAGTATTTACAGAGTGAATCTGCTGAAGCTGAGCCCCAAGCCAAGTTGGTACTGCATCACCGCACCGAGCTGGATCTGCGCCAATGGCAGGCGGAGCGCGGTACACCGGAATCCGCCCTGCTACTGGTAGGTCCAGAAGGCGGGCTATCGCAGGTGGAAATCGATGCGGCACTGGCGCAGGATTTTATGCCTCTGCGCTTGGGACCAAGGGTGATGCGCACTGAGACAGCGCCGATAGCAGCATTGTCGGTATTGCAATTTCAATGGGGTGATTTGTAA